From Pseudarthrobacter equi, a single genomic window includes:
- a CDS encoding MoaD/ThiS family protein, which produces MPDITVVLPSVLQPLAGGQSVLTAPADGPVTVGQLLDSVTAGFAVLARRLRDETGALRRFVNVYVDGDEVRRLQGLDTEVSPGQEVLVIQSVAGG; this is translated from the coding sequence GTGCCTGACATTACAGTGGTGCTACCCAGCGTCCTCCAGCCCCTGGCCGGCGGACAGTCCGTACTGACTGCGCCCGCCGACGGGCCGGTAACAGTGGGGCAGCTCCTCGATTCGGTCACTGCCGGGTTCGCTGTGCTCGCCCGGCGGCTCCGGGACGAAACGGGTGCGCTGCGCCGCTTCGTTAACGTCTACGTGGACGGTGACGAGGTACGGCGCCTGCAGGGGCTGGATACCGAGGTGTCCCCGGGCCAGGAGGTGCTGGTGATCCAGTCGGTGGCCGGCGGCTGA